Proteins from a single region of Crassaminicella profunda:
- a CDS encoding single-stranded DNA-binding protein, with product MTDQVIDTNSVSVVGEMYSPSVFSHEMYGEGFYTFQIKVPRLSEYNDILPVTISERLMMDLNIEIGTTVKIEGQLRSYNKYVNGKNRLILTIFARELLLCEEEEVKNPNQIFLDGYICKSPVYRSTPFGREITDMLIAVNRPYNKSDYIPCIAWGRNARFSEKLKVGDHMKIWGRVQSREYQKKLRDDNVETKIAYEVSISKMEISEENNKEAK from the coding sequence ATGACGGATCAAGTGATTGATACAAATTCAGTATCTGTTGTAGGAGAGATGTATTCACCTTCGGTGTTTAGTCATGAAATGTACGGAGAAGGGTTTTATACTTTTCAGATAAAAGTCCCTAGATTAAGCGAATATAATGATATATTGCCTGTAACGATTTCAGAACGATTGATGATGGATTTGAATATTGAGATAGGAACAACCGTTAAGATCGAGGGGCAATTACGATCATACAACAAATATGTAAATGGGAAGAATAGGCTTATTTTAACTATTTTTGCTCGTGAACTATTATTGTGTGAGGAAGAGGAAGTAAAAAATCCAAATCAAATTTTCTTGGATGGTTATATTTGCAAATCTCCTGTATATCGATCAACACCTTTTGGAAGAGAGATTACAGACATGTTGATTGCTGTTAACAGACCATACAACAAGTCTGACTATATTCCCTGTATTGCCTGGGGAAGAAATGCAAGATTTTCAGAAAAATTAAAGGTAGGGGACCATATGAAAATATGGGGAAGAGTACAGAGTAGGGAATATCAAAAAAAATTAAGGGACGATAATGTAGAAACAAAAATAGCCTATGAAGTATCCATATCTAAAATGGAAATCAGTGAAGAGAACAATAAAGAGGCTAAATAA